The Alnus glutinosa chromosome 3, dhAlnGlut1.1, whole genome shotgun sequence nucleotide sequence AACAGTTGCACTAGATTAAAATGTTAAAGTGTAGTGAGTGACTCATTTGtttcttagtttttctttattatctTATACTATAATTTTGTTAAGTGTTCTATCTTTCTTAAAATttgatgctctctctctctcatgattTTTTCTGTCTGGATTTACATTATGTAGCCTGCAGAGGATCGGTTTACAGAGCATTGGGGCTCATGGTGGCAGCATCACCTTGTGCGCTGGCTGTAGCTCCATTGGCATATGCTACTGCAATTAGTTCCTGTGCGAGGAAGGTATCAGTCAACTGAATTCCATACTTAAGAAATGCTGTGCTGCTTTGGTCTTATTAATTAGATATTCTAAACATATATTTTGTGTGTTCCACCGCATACCACTTAAAAATAGTAAAGGCTtaccaaacaacaaaataaaataaaaatagaagctCACTTTCCTGAAAATGGTGCACTGATGACTACTATTCTTGTGTTTCCCTGCTTTCATCCAACTACTGTGATTGTATacctaattttataattccTGTTCATACTGAATTTTAGGTCAGTTTTGGCATAAACCAAAAATTTGCAGGAGTGTGGTGCAACTTTTTTAACAGTCATgacatgttattttttttttctttacaggGAATACTGCTGAAAGGTGGACATGCACTAGATGCTCTAGCTTCTTGCCACACTATTGCATTTGATAAAACTGGGACATTGACAACTGGGGGGCTTGCGTTCAAAGCCATTGAACCAATTTATGGACACCAGGCCGGAAAAAGCAGATCAGATTTTGCTTCCTGTTGTGTTCCCAGCTGTGAAAAAGAAGCTCTCGCTGTAGCAGCTGCCATGGAGAAGGGTACTACTCATCCTATTGGAAGGTAGCACTGTTAGACTGAAGTGTCTTCCTGGCTTAAATGGTTGATTAAACTAAATCTTACACTTGAGACTTATTCAATAGTGTGGGTACTTGGCATGTTGATTCTAAGTAAATTAACTGGAAACCTTGACCAAATTCTTGTTTATGCAGTGGACTTCACCTGTTTCCAGTGGGGTCTACCATTGCCTTGTCGGGCATGGCCATATTAAGTCCATGATCTGGTTGGATGGATGACAGTAGCTTGGTTATAAATGTACTGTATGCCATTGATagcatttgtaattttttgtgcATATTGACTTGAGCATTATAAGTTTTTagagaaggggaaaaaaaaaaaagtgcttgCATTCCTATACAAGTCAGTTGTGACTAAGATTTATAAGAATTCTTATGGATGAAGCCATAGATTTGATATAAGTCAGTTAAGAGTCTCAAACAACGAACATAACTGTAATCAAGTTTGCAATTTTCGTACAATGTTTGCATATGGATGCATTCCTAGGGATGTAATTACAAACTCGGTATCCACTGTATAAGAACTGGTAATTCTCTTTTGTGCATACAATATAATTCCCATGTTTCTGTTGATAAATGCAGGGTAATTTGCAACGGGGTTGTGTTAGGCAGGTTGTTGTGCTGCTTCAAGATCCATTGATTTGAATTTGATAGTCATTGGAAGTTCTACTGGTCTGATTCCATAATTCTTAACACTGTTTTGTGtcctttctttaaaaataaaaaataaaaaatcactctGGAAATTCATTATGTAGTTGATTAAGTTAAACTTTGTCAATTTTGGTATGCACACATATTGCTTGTGTGGAACtcaattgtttttatgttggtcTACAAAATAATATTGTGATTCTGCTTTCATTCTCACTAAGTAAGCCCCATTTATGTTCTTTGCTTCTTGCAAGGAAGAACAAGTCTACTCTtatatcctttatttttttcttagtcTTCTTGTCTAAAAGTGGTTTGTGTTTCAACTTTCCAACAATATGTCATAATAATTTCTTAGATCTTCATTGAGTTGAATATGCTAGTCTTTGTCTCAAATGTGTTGTACATGACGTGGcaaatgtttgtttttcttgttaaagtatttacCTGTTACTTTTCATTGTCTGTTTCAGAGCTGTTGTAGACCACAGTATAGGGAAAGATCTCCCTTCTGTTTCCATTGAAAGTTTCGAGTATTTGCCTGGTAGAGGTCTCATTGCAACTCTCAATAGCACTGAGGTAGTGTGTTCTTCAGTAACATATCTCAGTGGTCGTTTATCTCAGCTTTAATGTTGAAAATCTAGGCTTGTATGCTTCAGAAAGATGACCTTGTTATTGAAAGCTCTATATCTCTATCACTGTCAGCAttaatttatttactatttttatttactttttagttGGAGGATATGGCTAATTTATCCCagcctcttttttatttatattttgttagtGTTGCCATCTTTGTGTGTGTCCACATCATCAGGGCATGATGCTAATTTATACTTCCATATTAGATATGGGCACTATTAATATGGTTATGGTATTTGTTAGTTGATATATACACTTCTCCAATAAATCAATTCTATAGCTATTTCATTCTTTATGCAtgtttcttccaattttttcaattctgtgattacttatataaaaaataaatgaaagaagaagaagaaaccatAAATGtgtattagaaatttagaatgtTGCGCTGTGGATCATGCATCCCATATCCTAATGAATACATCATGCATGCGTCTATTTGTTCCACCCACCACCATTTAACTTTGTTTGATCAGTGATGGATAGAGTGACGTTACATTGATTCTTCTCTTGTTATAGTCAGGAACTGGAGGGGTTAACCTGTTGAAAGCATCACTTGGTTCTGTGGATTTTGTCACTTCGTTTTGTAAGTCGGAAGATGAATCAAAAAAGATCAAGGATGCTGTGAATGCATCTTCTTATGGAAGTGAATTTGTTCATGCTGCTCTTTCTGTTAATCAAAAGGTAATGTTTCTTATTATGAGATTATATGGGGGACAGCATTCCCTAtggaattttgaatttgatattTTCAAGCATCCAAATCCCAAATTCAAAATTCATAGTGGAATGTGTCATTATACAAATTCTACCACCATTAATCTTCACACTATAACTATTTCTGTTCTTGTCACTTCCGCCACCACTCACAACTGTAACCAATATTGCCATCACAACCAACACCACGAGACCATACCATCATCACCAAGTTGTTGTCTGTATTATGATCATTAAATTGTTTTGACTGCTAGAATACTTTAAATGCTTATCCAAAGtatgaaaatttaaattaaattaatggaTTGAAATTCCCATCAATTCAAATTGCATCCCGTTGAAAATTCTaagaattcttcaaattttccATCCAAATGCAATCTAAGTGATCCAAAATGCCAGTGAACTGAATTGCAGTCACCACTGAGTTCATGCAGGTGACATTGATTCACCTAGAGGATAGGCCTCGACCTGGCGTTTTGGATGTCATAGTAGAATTACGTGATCAAGCAAAGCTACGTGTAATGATGTTAACTGGTGATCATGAGTCGAGTGCATGGAGAGTGGCAAATGCCGTGGGCATCAATGAAGTTTATTGTAGCTTGAAGCCTGAGGATAAGCTGAGTCGTGTGAAGGACGTCTCAAGGAATATGGGTGAGTTTTCCTTTCAACAATCCAgaaaacttaattattttttttatcttaatttaaCTAGAATGTCATTTCTGCATACTTGTGTGTATATCTTGGGTGTATAAGTTTCTTGtttacaaaatgaaaaaatggtTCCAATTATTTGGTATGTTACCTATCTTTCTCCGTCTTTGTAAGTATATTGAGAGCCATTTGTTTAATACTGGATCTTGAGAGTCGCATCTGCATATTGCATGGTTTACTTCCTCATTGTTATCATCTTCATTGTTATGTCTTGGAAGAGTGGAGAGGCTGAGCAGATCTTGTTTTTCCATTCCAGTCTATTAGCATCATTCTTAGCATGTTTTTTAATTGACACTGACAACCTCATTTTAATAAACTACTAATGCTTAGCTCCCCTTGTATTCATTATAGACAGCCATTGTACAAGTCTGCAATCGCACATACAGTGACATTGCATATGTTCTGAAAAACTTGGGTAAAAGTGTATGTACAGACACACTCAGACATacatgtctatttttttttttctgcttctGTTGCTTTAAAcatcaagaaaggaaatgacAACTATCATTGCATGATATTGCTTCTTTGAATGGACTTTTGAGAGTATGGAAGCTAATAAGAATTCATACACATTTCTTCTGAGTGATCCATTGTTTTTGTCCCTGGCCTgtccatattttcaaaaatattttatacagCTGGTTTTCATGTTTTAACCTTTCTGATTACATTAAATCCTCCCACTTTTTTAAGGATTTTGGTCTGAAGTTACAGAAATGTTTagcttattttaataatttcccATGCTATTGTCTTTTTTGCTTTTGGCACTTTTCCTTTACCCGAAGGTTATACAACTTACAATGTTTTGGGAATTTAGGGCGAGGTCTAATCATGGTTGGTGAAGGTATTAATGATGCACCAGCCCTCGCTGCTGCCACTGTGGGAATTGTGCTTGCACAACGTGCTAGTGCAACTGCTATAGCTGTTGCAGATGTGTTGTTGCTGCAGGATACTATTTCTGGTGTACCATTCTGTATCGCCAAGTCCCGGCAAACAACTTCACTGGTACTTGCTAACATAGGTCTCATCTTCATCTGGTGTTTTCTGCTCTTACTCTTATTGATTTTTAGGTAAATGTACCTGCAGGTGAAACAAAATGTGGCCCTTGCTCTATCTTCTATATTTCTGGCATCTCTTCCATCTGTTTTGGGATTCCTTCCCCTATGGTTGACGGTATGAATCAATTTTTGCTTTTCATTATTCCTGTCTTTCAGAGTCTGCGGTGTGGAAATGAGAAAAATGTCCTGAAACACCATTATTGGTCCTTTTTTTGTGCTAGAAGCACGTACAGTGCGCTTTCCATTTgttgaaacaaaattaatatcGTGCAGAGATAATTGAACTGCATTCACATCGTATAAAAAGGACACTAACCTCAAAATTCCGAGGTCCTGGCATAGACAAAAATTTAAAGACCATGTTGATTGTCTCCATGAAACTAAAATGAATTTCCTCTTGGCTCCTAGGTATCTTAAATATGAAAATCAAGAGGGGATGAGATAACTTGCAATACACTCAAGACTGATGCCTCTTTTCCTATTTGTAAGAACCAGGAAGCAATCGTATTAATAAATTTGCCCGTTACAAAACCAGTAAATGAGTCTAGAATTAATCGTGCAGTTTCCTgctctatttttccttttcgGGTTCTGCGTTTCCTCTACCCTAGCTTAGTATCTAATAATTGCTCTACGTTTTATGAACTTGCAGGTTCTTTTGCATGAGGGAGGTACTCTTCTTGTTTGCCTTAATTCCATACGTGCGCTAAATGATCCAACATGGTCGTGGAGGCAGGATCTTTGTcatttgattaatgaaattaagTCGAGACTTGTGTTATTTAGTAGACGAAACTCTAGTCCAGGATCCATCCGCGCTGCAATTCGGTAGCTTACACTagctctaatttttttttttttttttttcacgttaATTCTCTCCCAAGCTGATTATCAAATGTATGCGAATTATACAAAGATGTTCGAATTTGCAATATATATTACAGGGcagtaaattttggaaaaatccAACTTCGGTGTCTTGTTAAACGAttctgttttgttctttttctgtttcttgttttggtttctttGTATGGCCGATAAAAGTGTTTTCTTTTAGACAGATCACTGGTTTGGATCTCATGATGTGGCAGTTGATTTTCGTTGGCAACAACCTTTTTTTTGTAACCACTAAATAGCGAGGGGAACCTTGTTGCATCTCCAGAATTTTAATCTGCTATTTATATTCTAAGCTTAAAATAAaatggggatggggatgggtAGGAAGAAGACAGCTTAAATAAACGGTTCTTGCattattttaacattaaaaaccATTACAAATAATTGAAGAAACTGTTATATGTCCCTCTGTATTATTAAAAGTTAAACAGAATGGTTATGAGTAACGAAATATTCATGTCCTTTTCTAACTGCTAACTGCTCATATGCATCAATGCCAGCCGGCTTAACCTTCCGTGTTTCTTCATCGAACCTTCgcttataaatttataattatccATAAGGATATCAGTAATTTGGGCAATACACAAAAGATGGccttgtattttttattctagAGATTTGTTACTTTAAAATTCCAAATTAGGTGTGAATTAGACAACCTTAACTAGATGATCATGCTCGGGTTGTTAACTACGGAGGACATATTCCTCGGTCACACTATTTATCTAACGTTAATTTTTGCTTTCCTTTGATTTTGAGGCAAGGTGTGAGGCCCAACAAATGGAGCGTGCACCACTAATTAGAATTCCCTGAAATCTTTTGTACGAATTGGAATTAAGAGGGGTGCGGAGCGTAACAAGGTGTTCGTTCCAGGTAGGTCCTTCAGGCAGTTCAAAGTGCAAAACTCACCAGCTTCGACGCACAAGCCCTGCGACTCATCTCTCATTCTGTgtccaaattttcaaattttaggaAATCATCATTTGTGCACCCACAGTTTAATGGGATACAAAATAAGCCTAGTTTGTAATTGTATTAAATTGATCCTCTTTAAGGTATAAAGTATCTTAAACTGATCCCCACCGTCAATTTTTGGgtcaattattttataaaaaccaTTATTAAATATAGCCATAAATGACAAATCTATGGTGGGCGCAACAAGGTAATATTAGGCATTCTTATCCTCTActacaatatttttattttttttgagcgtttaaatttaatttcaatcacTCTCCCTCACAAAAAAATTTTGAACCAAAGCCAAATCCTACAGATCCTAGATGCCGTTCAGTAGATTTTGAAGCTCAATCTAGTCGACTCACTGTCTTGCTCCATTTCCCTAACTAATTCTGCCCCCCTTCTTGTTCGGAATAACTtctcaaattcaaaattcagagGAAAAcagaaagaattaaaaaaaataacaaaaatgaagcAAAACATAATTGAAGGAAGGATTAGAACGAGAAATTTCATaaattcctttttcctttttttttttttttttttttttttaagttgcatGTTTTTGTTTCCAACACCTGCAGAACAAGGCCAGGGCGGCCATAGAAAGATAAAAGTTCGAGTTTTTCCGAACTTTACCGCTTGGATTCAACTTCAagctctctctccccctctctctccccctctctctctctctctctctctctctctctctgtacaTTGCCCAAACTTATTCCTAAACACCAGAgcaaaaaacagaaaacagcAAAGGCCCCTCCCTAACTACTACTGTCACTACTACTCGATCCTGCCGATCCCAATTCTCTTGACGTTCCTAAACAAATCCTCGTCCCTAATACCCATACACatcccaccaccaccactctGCTCCAACATATAGCTCCTCACCTCCTTTTTTATCATCTCCTGCATCACCGCCATTAGCTCCGCACTCAACGGCACCAACCCAAGTCCCCGATCCTCCTCCCGGTTCACCACCGCCGCCGCAGAGCTATCCGCTACCGCCGGAGCCATCGCCGGGAATAGAGGTATCGTCATCGCGTCCGCCACTGCTTGACACGACGATTCGCACGACTCGGCCACACCGGGGAGGGACAGAGACAACGAGGTCGGCGGGTCAACGGCCGCCGGAGGCGACGATGTCGTCGTTTCCATGGGGGGCACGACGGCGCCAGTCCTCGCCAACGGTCGGTACACATGAGACGACGAGGACAAAATTGGAACGCTGGAATAATCGCTCAAATCGGACCCGGACGGACTACCCGGGTTCAAATAAACCGGTACGCTCGAACCCGAACCGGCACTGACGGACCTCTTCAACGGCTGCTGATGAGTGAAATTCCCATCATACCCTTCAGCCTCTTCGGTGGCCATGGACGCGTACTTGCGCTTAAGCGTTGAGTTCCAGTGGTTCTTAATCGCGTTGTCGGTTCGACCCGATAAGAGTCGGGCGATTGTGGCCCACTTGTTCCCGAACCGCGCGTGGGCCCTGATTATTGTGTCGTCCTCCTCCGGTGAGAACGCCCTGTGCTCCACCTGCGGTGAGAGCTGGTTGCACCACCTGAGCCTGCACGACTTCCCGGACCGGCCCGGAATGGACTTGCTTATCAGGGACCAGTTTCTTGGGCCGTGCTTCTGGACAAGCCTCTGTAGGGCCTCGTCCTCCTCGGCGCTCCATGGTCCCTTGATCCGGTCCATTTTTCTTTCCGTAACGGCTGCTCTGGTTCTGATATTTTTGAGTTTCAGAGAAGAGAGGGGGGGCGGGTGGGGGTGGGGTtggtttgtgttgcttttaaagcgtTTAGTGTTTACAATGGAATGGAGGAGCGTAAGAGAGgtggggatatatatatatggggaggGGAGGGGTGACCGGTTGAGCAGGTTAGGACTGGGGGAGTTAGAGCCAGTTAGGATAAGGCGTTATGGACATTCGGCACCGCTTCTACCAGGCAAGCGGTCGTTGGGGGGGGCTTTGGGATACAGCTGGCTAACGGACACGCGTCGTGTTTGAGTTGCACTGGTTAGTCCGGTTTTACATGAGTCACATCTCTCCTCTCTACTTTTCCAAATTGGACGCTCCCACAAAGGAGCGTCCGCTACACTCCTCGCTTTAATCATTCGTTCGGAGCGTCCCTTACCCTCACCCATACTCATACTCATATATTCTGAAATCAAATTGTgttctctatttttttatatatattttttaaaaatacatatcaatttaataagctaaattaaaataaagagtttgAAATAAAACTTCGATCACCATTTATACTCAGGGAGAAAATGGTAAATATGGCAAAAGGGAACACCAATGCaggaatattttttattttttattttttattttttttatttttttgagaaaagaagaaacagatATTTAATAACGAGATAACGATGATAACGGTTGGGTAAGGTTTGAGATTTAAAGTCTTGAGTTTGACTGAGGGAGCCAGGCTGTAGAGCATTTTCGTGTGTGGGATTTCCCTTTCCGTTCCATAGAATACCAACTAATCTTTTTAAAAACGGCCGCACGGAGATGCTGAGCTGGCGCAAAACGACAAGAGCGGTCGCAAAATCTGAGGGcgaataattaattattactaCTTTTCTGTACAAGGCCAGGCTGTAAACCTGCCACCACCACCCTCTTTAACGGCCTCTGCTCACCTTCCCCACCGACACCTGCCACTCACCCCATTCCTTTTCCCAACAGCCAGAAGCACCAAAACCGCCTATTCTACGACTCTTAACCTGTACGGAACCGGTCGTGCACACGCTCCCATGACAAGGGACTTTCTGCCAAGCTTCCTCTGCTCCTCGTCCTCttttttttgattaataaaACTAAATCCGTTTGATTATCTTAACAACAAACAGAGAAgcaatttttaatttgagtcTGGGTAtgatttttctaataaaactgGGGAATTATGGGACGTAAAGAATACGGCGAAGATATCTCCGTATCCACATCTGTTACTCGTACGTCGTACCTACTACCTAATGCCTGCTGTTTGGTGTGGAAGAGGGGGATGAATGTGAAATATATTCCAACAGGataaattgatttgtttattaatgtttagTTTTAGTTCTCGATAACTTTTTGACTGGCTTCAGTGTCGGTGACAACCCATTTTACCGGGATTTTTTGGGATTCAATTCCctcaattttgtttgttttagtttAGATTATCTTTTCATGTTATTCGggataattaagtatatatactccCTACATATATCATTTGTTAAGATTGGAATTCTTTTACTGATTTAATACTTAGTGGAGTGACAGTTCAATTATATAAGGTTTAATTGTTTGTTAACACTCAAAAATGTACCTAtagagttctcttcttttttcttttttttttttgttggaaaggaaaatatataaaGATAGACGTGTTTTTAACTCTTATGTTAATTTACTTTGTAGATAGGCTATGAAATAATCATATTTTGAGGCCAGATACTATCCACttgattttatagtttttgtGTCTCTATCGTTGAACAAGTAATTAGTAGTTAAGAAACTTGAAGGAAGGGGCATCCTGGCATGAACGAATTCAGGTAAAAGTGattctataataataatatgatatGAAATCCACGAAATGATCAAGTACTGTTGCCACTTGGCAGCTTGTGATATGAAGCAAGACATAATAAACCAACCAGCCCTTCATTTTCTATGCGAAGTTATCGATCGGCACTGTATACATTCTTCTAGACACAGTTAATGAGAGTGAGAATTCAATGTTAGTACGTTCAGAAAAGCAAATAATTCCATACCATTAGAGCTGCCTGCTATGCCTTAGGCCCTTGGCCCTTAGCCCTTAGCCCTTAGCTAGGCGAACTTCAATGAAGATAGTCAAATCTTTTATCCTTTTAGAGCACTAGTATTGAACTATTCCTAGATGAACAGTGGCGAGTGGGACAGCAACGAGCGGCAATTAGATAGCTTCAAGGTTTTCTTCGATGAATCTTAAATTTGTCCTGGTTTGGTGGTTGTTTGGGCTGATTATGCGTGTCGGTGTTTAGGTGGGTTTTTTAGGTTGTTGATTTCGTTGGCTCATTTTGGGGATGTTGAGAGgagttttgtaatttattttgaaaaatgtgtttgtTGGAATCCGTTTGATTAACTGGTATTTGAGAATAATTTTCAGTATTTGAAgagtaaaaaatgatttttaaatgtTTACCAAACACACAAAAGACGTCATACCTCCAATAATCTAAacctttttatattatattaaattattaaaagagTAAGAATATATGCAAGACTCTTATTCATTTTTATCCCCTCAAAACTCATaacagttttcaaaacaattaaaatacaaaacatttttcaaaaatcttaattttttttgaaaaaaacaaagaaaaaaatactaataagtGGTTCTATGGCTGCCAGGCAACCACCATGATGACAgcaatttcctttttctttttctatttttagggcatgtttggataacacttttttaaattatattttacttaGTTTTCATAAACAAGTTTgagttattttttgaaattaaaactctatttcatctttttctaattttgtctaaAGTTCTCTAA carries:
- the LOC133863958 gene encoding transcription factor MYB44-like, producing the protein MDRIKGPWSAEEDEALQRLVQKHGPRNWSLISKSIPGRSGKSCRLRWCNQLSPQVEHRAFSPEEDDTIIRAHARFGNKWATIARLLSGRTDNAIKNHWNSTLKRKYASMATEEAEGYDGNFTHQQPLKRSVSAGSGSSVPVYLNPGSPSGSDLSDYSSVPILSSSSHVYRPLARTGAVVPPMETTTSSPPAAVDPPTSLSLSLPGVAESCESSCQAVADAMTIPLFPAMAPAVADSSAAAVVNREEDRGLGLVPLSAELMAVMQEMIKKEVRSYMLEQSGGGGMCMGIRDEDLFRNVKRIGIGRIE
- the LOC133863957 gene encoding probable cadmium/zinc-transporting ATPase HMA1, chloroplastic, giving the protein METLTLPHSLRSTTKFQPFPTYTKRLPLNSTIPFSKPPLQFPIIRFKPLSLPLSSPNFRLSQLRCAAKATDHHHHHEHHEHHHHHHHHHHHCDEDAKLSGPQRALIGFARAVRWTDLADFLREHLQLCCCSAALFLAAAACPYVVPKPAVKPLQNAFMIVAFPLVGVSASLDALTDIVGGKVNIHVLMALAGFASVFMGNSLEGGLLLAMFNLAHIAEEYFTSRSMVDVKELKENYPDFALVLDVADDELPDTSDFTYKKVPVHDVEVGSYVLVGAGESVPVDCEVFQGSATITIEHLTGEVKPLETKVGDRIPGGARNLDGRMIVKPTKTWKESTLSRIVQLTEEAQLNKPKLQRWLDEFGDHYSKVVVVLSIAVAVIGPFLFKWPFISTSACRGSVYRALGLMVAASPCALAVAPLAYATAISSCARKGILLKGGHALDALASCHTIAFDKTGTLTTGGLAFKAIEPIYGHQAGKSRSDFASCCVPSCEKEALAVAAAMEKGTTHPIGRAVVDHSIGKDLPSVSIESFEYLPGRGLIATLNSTESGTGGVNLLKASLGSVDFVTSFCKSEDESKKIKDAVNASSYGSEFVHAALSVNQKVTLIHLEDRPRPGVLDVIVELRDQAKLRVMMLTGDHESSAWRVANAVGINEVYCSLKPEDKLSRVKDVSRNMGRGLIMVGEGINDAPALAAATVGIVLAQRASATAIAVADVLLLQDTISGVPFCIAKSRQTTSLVKQNVALALSSIFLASLPSVLGFLPLWLTVLLHEGGTLLVCLNSIRALNDPTWSWRQDLCHLINEIKSRLVLFSRRNSSPGSIRAAIR